One Apostichopus japonicus isolate 1M-3 chromosome 14, ASM3797524v1, whole genome shotgun sequence genomic window carries:
- the LOC139979611 gene encoding serine/threonine-protein kinase PLK4-like, producing the protein MASNCGDCIRNYEVSGLLGRGGFACVYRAKSINTCQEVAIKMIDKKKMKASGMVSRVRNEVEIHCQLKHPSILELYSYFEDENYVYLVLEMCRNGELHTYLKTNHKLLSEGEAAHFLKEIVLGLLYLHSHGILHRDLTLANMLLTEDMHCKIADFGLATRVNLPSDKHYTMCGTPNYISPEIATRSAHGLESDVWSLGCMLVTFFTGKPPFDTAAVKTTLNKVVLGEYKMPDGLSSDASDLITKLLRINPNDRITLSGILDHPFMAKPSSGFVGGREQGRPPAVRNVGSSHDSGHATMATGSTTATAITRSSSRSRPMRALPLPSLTPIISEDEQNLIPATHSALGDLQSGNREDVRWRDPYQRHPPSPPVRERDYFHTQDEQRRLKELNPGSKTENELAAKTAQFLSDLSQKDYVHNQDYHDGHTSSSSARERLHSDSNKKSSGFWENNSGTSVSRPGISDLGREGRSYHFERGMDAKSSNIHDSHNMLSGISKAKLLSTEVSTGGTRRADRGVPGGSVLSGSISSGVGGSGTDKNGSQTEGSVLAGKQNSQQHGPVIMEPPTVQRFGSRTHSTTGTSTGEEGSRNQEPMQKRNARKQNRREEGSERSETGAKRLTDLTPPLNASRLRPIRQQTRNAVVSILVGGEVCVEFLKRKDGCDRVVEVQRISQDGMKVMTYLPNNGKGFPVSDRPPSPPPEETVSHSYHNLPSKYWKKYQYAAKFVHLVRSKTPKITLYSDQAKCMVMENGPHPDLEACFYNGGRVHVSSSGVVVTDAEGSTHNQPTLEDKPNLPGSLQVLLEHIQDLYQKCLEVESTVASLESRVGHGPYFPIILNRKPTQEELEHKSGETRTSTNKSRHHLESPPKALSQVKQQIPLGSTTSPSVAPLVSASVCSYDGTVVSTKSGVPSRVADRIPISSNCGEDFKSANQHDRDEVLKRLYVHNVGWASQMVSGEIRIQYNDGSELAVKSSVALVTYHDTEGNVNIYGKQDRLPLTVREKLSQLSTIVEMFVSKASPPD; encoded by the exons ATGGCTTCAAACTGTGGAGACTGCATAAGA AATTATGAGGTTTCTGGGCTGTTGGGAAGAGGAGGGTTTGCATGTGTCTATAGGGCAAAGAGCATCAACACATGCCAGGAGGTTGCTATCAAAATG ATTGacaagaagaagatgaaagCTTCCGGAATGGTCTCCAGAGTGCGAAATGAGGTGGAGATTCATTGTCAGCTGAAGCATCCGTCAATTCTTGAG CTCTACAGTTACTTTGAAGATGAAAACTATGTCTACCTGGTTCTTGAAATGTGTAGAAATGGAGAACTCCATACGTATCTAAAGACCAATCACAAACTACTGTCTGAGGGTGAAG CTGCTCATTTCTTGAAGGAGATTGTCTTAGGTTTGCTGTATCTGCATTCACACGGCATACTTCACCGGGATCTCACTCTGGCTAATATGCTACTCACAGAGGATATGCATTGT aaaatCGCCGATTTTGGACTGGCGACGAGGGTGAACCTACCCAGCGACAAACATTACACAATGTGTGGAACGCCCAATTACATATCGCCGGAGATCGCGACGCGGAGCGCCCACGGACTGGAGTCTGACGTGTGGTCCCTCGGCTGTATGCTGGTGACCTTCTTCACGGGAAAGCCCCCGTTTGACACAGCAGCGGTCAAGACAACCCTCAACAAGGTCGTCCTGGGCGAATACAAGATGCCGGACGGGTTGTCCTCGGACGCCTCCGATCTAATCACAAAACTCTTGAGGATAAACCCAAACGATAGGATTACCCTCTCCGGGATTTTGGACCACCCGTTCATGGCGAAGCCTTCCAGCGGTTTTGTCGGCGGTAGAGAACAGGGGAGACCTCCAGCCGTCAGG AATGTCGGATCCTCTCACGATAGCGGCCATGCAACCATGGCAACAGGCTCCACCACTGCAACTGCAATTACCCGATCCTCTTCGAGATCAAGACCAATGAGGGCACTGCCCCTCCCCAGCCTTACGCCGATCATCTCGGAGGACGAACAGAATCTCATTCCAGCCACCCATTCTGCCTTGGGTGATTTACAATCGGGCAACCGGGAAGACGTTAGGTGGAGAGATCCATACCAAAGGCATCCTCCATCCCCTCCTGTCAGAGAGAGAGATTATTTCCACACCCAAGATGAACAAAGAAGGCTCAAGG AACTCAATCCTGGAAGTAAAACAGAGAATGAGTTAGCGGCAAAAACTGCACAGTTTCTCTCGGATCTCTCACAGAAAGACTATGTTCATAACCAAGATTATCACGATGGTCACACCAGTTCCTCATCCGCGAGAGAGCGATTGCATTCTGATAGTAACAAGAAATCTTCGGGATTCTGGGAGAACAACAGCGGGACTTCCGTCTCGCGGCCGGGAATCTCCGATTTAGGGAGGGAAGGCCGGTCGTACCATTTTGAAAGGGGGATGGATGCAAAATCGTCGAACATACACGACAGTCATAACATGTTATCTGGTATAAGTAAAGCCAAACTGTTGTCAACAGAGGTCAGTACAGGGGGGACTCGTCGAGCTGACCGTGGCGTCCCCGGAGGGAGTGTTTTATCTGGTAGTATCAGCTCCGGGGTGGGCGGTAGCGGTACGGACAAGAACGGAAGCCAGACGGAGGGGAGTGTCCTTGCAGGGAAGCAGAACTCGCAGCAGCATGGCCCCGTCATCATGGAACCGCCCACGGTGCAGAGGTTTGGGAGCCGCACTCACTCGACCACGGGAACCTCAACGGGGGAGGAGGGAAGCAGAAACCAAGAGCCAATGCAGAAACGAAATGCAAGGAAACAAAACAGGAGAGAAGAAGGCTCGGAGAGAAGCGAGACGGGGGCTAAGAGGTTGACGGATCTGACACCCCCGTTGAACGCGAGCAGACTCCGGCCTATTCGACAGCAGACCAGAAATGCCGTG GTCAGCATCCTGGTGGGAGGTGAAGTGTGCGTTGAGTTTCTGAAGAGGAAGGACGGCTGCGATAGAGTAGTGGAGGTGCAGCGAATATCCCAAGATGGAATGAAG GTGATGACCTATTTACCAAACAATGGTAAAGGTTTTCCTGTGTCAGATAGACCCCCTAGCCCACCCCCTGAAGAAACAGTCTCTCACAGTTATCACAATCTGCCCTCCAAATACTGGAAGAAGTACCAGTACGCTGCCAAGTTTGTGCACCTGGTACGGTCCAAGACGCCCAAGATCACCCTGTATTCAGACCAGGCTAAGTGTATGGTCATGGAAAATGGACCTCACCCAGATCTCGAAGCTTGTTTTTATAACG GAGGGAGAGTCCATGTATCTTCCTCTGGTGTCGTGGTAACCGATGCAGAGGGCAGCACGCACAATCAACCGACCCTCGAGGACAAGCCAAATCTACCAGGGAGTCTCCAGGTGCTTCTGGAGCACATTCAAGAC CTGTATCAGAAGTGTCTGGAAGTGGAATCAACAGTAGCTTCCCTGGAGTCCAGGGTTGGTCATGGACCTTACTTTCCTATAATACTCAACCG GAAACCAACACAGGAAGAATTGGAACATAAAAGTGGAGAAACGAGAACGTCGACAAACAAGAGCCGTCATCACTTGGAATCCCCTCCAAAAGCGCTGTCGCAGGTGAAGCAGCAGATTCCACTAGGATCCACCACCTCACCCAGTGTTGCACCATTGGTGTCTGCGTCAGTCTGTTCCTACGACGGCACCGTCGTGAGCACCAAGAGCGGTGTTCCGTCTCGCGTGGCGGATAGAATACCTATCAGCTCAAATTGTGGAGAAG ATTTCAAGAGCGCAAATCAACACGATAGGGACGAAGTCTTGAAGAGGCTCTATGTTCATAATGTCGGCTGGGCATCGcag ATGGTCTCTGGTGAAATCCGCATCCAGTACAATGACGGCTCTGAGCTGGCAGTCAAATCGTCTGTGGCCCTGGTCACCTACCACGATACCGAGGGCAACGTTAACAT CTATGGCAAACAGGATCGTCTCCCACTTACAGTAAGAGAGAAACTGTCGCAGCTCTCCACAATTGTGGAAATGTTTGTGAGTAAGGCCAGTCCGCCGGATTAG